The following coding sequences lie in one Lemur catta isolate mLemCat1 chromosome 11, mLemCat1.pri, whole genome shotgun sequence genomic window:
- the TWIST1 gene encoding twist-related protein 1, producing the protein MMQDVSSSPVSPADDSLSNSEEEPDRQQPPSGKRGGRKRRSSRRSAGGGAGPGGAAGGGVGGGDEPGSPAQGKRGKKSAGCGGGGGGAGGGGSSSGGGSPQSYEELQTQRVMANVRERQRTQSLNEAFAALRKIIPTLPSDKLSKIQTLKLAARYIDFLYQVLQSDELDSKMASCSYVAHERLSYAFSVWRMEGAWSMSASH; encoded by the coding sequence ATGATGCAGGACGTGTCCAGCTCGCCAGTCTCGCCGGCCGAcgacagcctgagcaacagcgaagAAGAGCCAGACCGGCAGCAGCCGCCGAGCGGCAAGCGCGGGGGGCGCAAGCGGCGCAGCAGCCGGCGCAgcgcgggcggcggcgcggggcccGGCGGGGCCGCGGGCGGGGGCGTCGGAGGCGGCGACGAGCCGGGCAGCCCGGCCCAGGGCAAGCGCGGCAAGAAGTCTGcgggctgcggcggcggcggcggcggcgcgggcggcggcggcagcagtaGCGGCGGCGGGAGCCCGCAGTCGTACGAAGAGCTGCAGACGCAGCGGGTCATGGCCAATGTGCGGGAGCGCCAGCGCACGCAGTCGCTGAACGAGGCGTTCGCCGCGCTGCGGAAGATCATCCCCACTCTGCCCTCGGACAAGCTGAGCAAGATTCAGACCCTCAAGCTGGCGGCCAGGTACATCGACTTCCTCTACCAGGTCCTCCAGAGCGACGAGCTGGACTCCAAGATGGCAAGCTGCAGCTATGTGGCTCACGAGCGGCTCAGCTACGCCTTCTCGGTCTGGAGGATGGAGGGGGCCTGGTCCATGTCTGCGTCCCACTAG
- the FERD3L gene encoding fer3-like protein: MAAYPQSCVDSTVLDFVADLSLASPRHPLLCDFVPGVPFGDPALALRERRPRQMARFEEGGLEEEEGEVDDGDDEEEEEEELGRGASLLGRPKRKRVITYAQRQAANIRERKRMFNLNEAFDQLRRKVPTFAYEKRLSRIETLRLAIVYISFMTELLESCGKKETG, translated from the coding sequence GCGTGGATTCCACCGTGCTGGACTTCGTCGCAGACCTGTCCCTGGCCTCCCCGAGACACCCCCTCCTCTGCGACTTCGTGCCTGGGGTCCCCTTCGGGGACCCAGCCCTTGCCCTGCGAGAGAGAAGACCCAGACAGATGGCGCGGTTTGAGGAGGGGGGCCTAGAAGAAGAGGAGGGCGAAGTAGACGATGGGGacgatgaagaggaggaggaagaggagctcgGGAGAGGCGCCTCCCTCCTGGGCCGCCCCAAGAGGAAGAGGGTGATCACATACGCCCAGCGCCAGGCTGCCAACATCCGCGAGAGGAAGCGGATGTTCAACCTCAACGAGGCCTTCGACCAGCTGCGGAGGAAGGTGCCCACTTTTGCTTATGAGAAGAGGCTGTCCCGGATCGAGACCCTACGCCTGGCCATCGTCTACATCTCCTTCATGACTGAGCTCTTGGAGAGCTGTGGGAAGAAGGAAACCGGCTGA